The following are encoded in a window of Methanorbis rubei genomic DNA:
- a CDS encoding DUF368 domain-containing protein, which translates to MHTITRHITDLLRGVAMAVADSVPGVSGGTIAFLLGFYEKFIGSASDFLLGTNEQRKAAFPFLFKLGVGWVAGFSVCVLILSTLFHTYIYEISSVFIGLTLIAVPIVIMEEKKYMKGKYLNLIYTAIGIAVVPLLMILNPATGGSGVDLTQASIGLAMYLFIAAIIAVSALVLPGISGSTLLLIMGLYIPLISAVSAVMHLNFAYVPMLIAFGLGMIAGLAISAKVIMYCFARYRSQTIYLCLGLLVGSLYAIVLGATTLSEPMPAMSWQTFNVGLCILGAAILAALQILKKRAEKKAEQT; encoded by the coding sequence ATGCATACCATCACACGACACATAACCGATCTCCTCCGCGGGGTTGCGATGGCAGTTGCTGACAGCGTGCCAGGCGTCTCCGGCGGAACGATTGCGTTCCTGCTCGGCTTTTATGAGAAATTCATCGGTTCGGCCAGTGACTTCCTTCTGGGAACGAACGAACAACGAAAAGCCGCGTTTCCCTTCCTCTTCAAACTCGGCGTCGGCTGGGTCGCAGGATTCTCGGTCTGTGTTCTGATTCTCTCAACTTTGTTTCACACGTATATCTATGAGATAAGTTCGGTGTTTATCGGTCTCACGCTGATTGCTGTGCCGATTGTGATCATGGAAGAGAAGAAGTACATGAAAGGCAAGTATCTGAATCTGATTTACACGGCGATTGGTATTGCGGTTGTGCCTCTTCTGATGATACTGAACCCTGCAACCGGAGGGAGCGGGGTTGATCTGACGCAGGCGTCCATTGGTCTTGCAATGTATCTTTTCATCGCGGCAATTATTGCGGTGTCTGCGCTTGTGCTTCCGGGAATTTCAGGCTCGACCCTTCTTCTTATCATGGGCCTCTACATTCCGCTGATCTCAGCGGTCAGTGCGGTGATGCATCTGAATTTTGCCTACGTTCCCATGCTGATTGCGTTCGGTCTTGGCATGATCGCAGGTCTTGCCATCAGCGCAAAGGTGATTATGTACTGTTTCGCCCGCTACCGATCGCAGACGATTTATCTCTGTCTCGGCCTTCTGGTCGGATCCTTATATGCGATTGTTCTTGGTGCAACAACGCTCTCTGAGCCGATGCCTGCGATGAGCTGGCAGACGTTCAATGTGGGCCTGTGTATTCTGGGCGCAGCAATTCTTGCGGCTCTTCAGATACTGAAGAAGCGTGCTGAGAAAAAAGCAGAACAGACTTAA
- a CDS encoding MTAP family purine nucleoside phosphorylase encodes MLGIIGGTALLAAKLPPLEKKTVATPFGKTEVLAGSFVFVPRHQNNTPPHNLNHKAHLAACKILGVDRLILIGSTGSMKETIRPGSIVIPDDYFCPWDIPTLHNNSIHHVPPSMDACLRQALDKIVPDAVSGTYFQAHGPRFETRAEIACYASHTDIVGMTIASELTLANELGIPVAALCTVDNYANGIGGADAPEYDEIVAVAKQNGDRISKIITNIVEKLA; translated from the coding sequence ATGTTAGGAATCATCGGAGGAACCGCACTCCTTGCAGCAAAACTTCCGCCTCTGGAAAAGAAAACGGTCGCAACACCGTTTGGAAAAACCGAAGTACTCGCAGGCTCCTTCGTCTTCGTTCCAAGACATCAGAACAACACACCGCCGCACAACCTCAACCACAAAGCGCACCTTGCAGCCTGCAAAATACTCGGTGTTGATCGGCTTATCCTGATCGGCTCTACCGGCAGCATGAAAGAAACCATTCGCCCGGGCTCGATCGTCATCCCGGACGACTACTTCTGCCCCTGGGACATCCCAACCCTGCACAACAACAGCATCCATCACGTCCCCCCGTCCATGGACGCATGCCTTCGGCAGGCACTCGACAAAATCGTTCCCGATGCAGTTTCTGGGACCTACTTCCAGGCGCACGGCCCAAGATTTGAAACCCGTGCAGAAATTGCCTGCTATGCCTCGCACACCGACATAGTCGGCATGACCATTGCCAGCGAACTCACCCTCGCAAACGAACTCGGCATTCCGGTTGCCGCTCTCTGCACAGTTGACAACTACGCAAACGGCATTGGAGGCGCTGACGCGCCCGAGTACGACGAAATCGTCGCCGTCGCAAAACAGAACGGCGACCGAATCAGCAAAATCATCACCAACATTGTGGAGAAACTCGCATGA
- a CDS encoding ferredoxin domain-containing protein, with protein sequence MEFSSALMTAAELMAISARTAPKGKGSDVIEIKILLGDQLAALAIEMEAIAETTGMKFFFRDAGNIRNSEVCLVIGADGFSTLGLNCGACGHATCAEMKSAVSIAPTDTLFKGPVCAIRSSDLGIAVGSAVKTASILNVDNRIMFSAGSAALVLGHLPHSTIAYGIPLSVTGKSPYFDR encoded by the coding sequence ATGGAATTTTCTTCAGCACTCATGACCGCTGCAGAACTCATGGCAATATCTGCACGGACGGCACCCAAGGGGAAAGGCTCTGACGTCATCGAGATAAAAATTCTCCTGGGCGATCAGCTTGCAGCCCTTGCCATCGAAATGGAAGCGATTGCAGAAACAACCGGCATGAAATTTTTCTTCCGCGACGCAGGAAACATCCGGAACAGCGAAGTCTGTCTCGTTATCGGTGCAGACGGATTTTCCACACTTGGTCTCAACTGTGGAGCATGCGGTCATGCGACCTGTGCAGAAATGAAATCTGCCGTCAGCATCGCACCAACCGACACCCTCTTCAAAGGTCCGGTCTGTGCCATCAGATCTTCAGACCTCGGCATAGCAGTAGGCTCTGCGGTAAAAACCGCATCAATCCTCAACGTTGATAACCGCATCATGTTCTCTGCCGGCAGTGCGGCTCTTGTTCTCGGCCATCTTCCACACTCAACCATTGCCTACGGAATTCCGCTGTCGGTTACAGGGAAGAGTCCGTACTTCGACCGGTAG
- a CDS encoding NAD-dependent epimerase/dehydratase family protein, translating into MHCIVTGGAGFIGSHLVDLLLSRGDTVTVIDSMVAGRMMNLEENIGALTEFRHADLLEDGWQDALTGADRVYHIAADPDVRGSARKSFEVYNNNVTATVRVLEAMKEYDVKEIVFTSTSTVYGEANVIPTPENYSPMVPISVYGASKLACEAMISAYAATYGMKAWVYRFANIIGSRSTHGVIYDFVQKLQQNPKELEILGDGRQSKSYLAVENCVSSMVYAPTVSSGTFNVFNIGSEDWVSVRRIAELIVEEMGLANVSFKFTGGDRGWVGDVPMMRLSVDLLKATGWMPGITSEESVRRAIRATLDE; encoded by the coding sequence ATGCACTGTATTGTTACGGGTGGAGCGGGTTTTATCGGCTCGCATCTGGTGGATCTTCTTCTTTCTCGCGGGGATACGGTTACGGTTATCGATTCGATGGTTGCCGGCCGGATGATGAATCTTGAAGAAAATATTGGCGCTCTTACGGAGTTCCGCCATGCTGATCTTTTGGAAGACGGTTGGCAGGATGCTCTTACGGGCGCTGACCGCGTGTATCATATTGCGGCTGACCCGGACGTGCGTGGCTCAGCAAGAAAGTCGTTTGAGGTGTACAATAATAATGTGACCGCGACGGTTCGCGTGCTTGAGGCGATGAAGGAGTATGATGTGAAGGAGATTGTGTTCACGTCGACTTCGACGGTTTACGGCGAGGCGAATGTTATTCCGACGCCTGAGAATTATTCGCCCATGGTGCCGATTTCGGTCTATGGGGCAAGCAAGCTTGCGTGCGAGGCGATGATCTCTGCGTATGCGGCAACGTATGGGATGAAAGCGTGGGTTTACCGGTTTGCAAATATTATCGGTTCACGGAGTACGCACGGGGTGATTTATGATTTCGTGCAGAAGCTTCAGCAGAATCCCAAGGAGCTGGAGATTCTCGGTGACGGCAGACAGAGTAAGTCCTATCTTGCGGTAGAGAATTGTGTTTCGTCTATGGTGTATGCCCCGACGGTTTCCTCGGGAACTTTTAATGTGTTTAATATCGGGTCTGAGGACTGGGTGAGTGTGCGGCGGATTGCGGAGCTGATTGTTGAGGAGATGGGCCTCGCAAATGTTTCGTTCAAGTTCACGGGCGGCGACCGCGGATGGGTCGGTGATGTTCCGATGATGCGGCTGTCTGTTGATCTGCTGAAGGCGACCGGATGGATGCCGGGGATTACTTCTGAAGAGAGTGTCCGCCGTGCGATTCGTGCGACGCTGGATGAATAA
- the xerA gene encoding site-specific tyrosine recombinase/integron integrase produces MAPPKRTFSIWIPRYLSSIETKNYSENTIEAYGRVLKLFARYKTYLLEHDGAIPENGAALADYGMGADVDADAYEISDFFTIIRNERHLSPASLHQYDSAISSFYRHLIAQNIVDANPMDRVERPKIKDRELKYLRHKEVMNFIASLENPRDALLIRTIYATGMRVSELCGLRAEHINFNEQTIRVRGKGGKIRIVFCDPDTLAMIRDHLDEKIEGPIFLGNRGAAISPRTVQHIFNLHAPAGITPHKIRHSYASELYKRSHNLRVVQENLGHNSIQTTEIYIHTDLDERRKAYQNYFPLASGGE; encoded by the coding sequence ATGGCCCCGCCCAAACGAACCTTCAGCATCTGGATACCTCGCTACCTCAGCAGCATCGAAACCAAAAACTACTCTGAGAATACTATAGAAGCCTACGGCCGCGTCCTCAAACTCTTCGCACGCTACAAAACCTACCTCCTTGAACATGACGGAGCAATTCCTGAAAACGGTGCAGCACTCGCCGACTACGGCATGGGCGCTGATGTTGACGCTGACGCCTACGAAATCAGCGACTTCTTCACCATCATCCGCAACGAACGCCACTTAAGCCCCGCAAGCCTGCACCAGTACGACTCGGCCATCAGCTCCTTCTACCGACACTTAATCGCCCAGAACATCGTCGACGCAAACCCCATGGACCGTGTCGAACGGCCGAAAATCAAAGATCGCGAACTCAAATATCTCAGACACAAAGAGGTCATGAACTTCATCGCCTCCCTTGAAAATCCCCGCGACGCACTCTTAATCAGAACCATCTACGCAACCGGCATGCGTGTCTCCGAACTTTGCGGCCTCCGAGCCGAACACATCAACTTCAATGAGCAAACCATTCGTGTCAGAGGTAAAGGCGGAAAGATCAGAATCGTCTTCTGCGACCCTGACACCCTTGCAATGATCAGAGATCATCTGGACGAAAAAATCGAAGGCCCGATCTTTCTTGGCAACCGCGGGGCTGCAATCTCTCCCCGCACCGTTCAACACATCTTCAACCTCCACGCTCCCGCAGGCATAACGCCGCATAAAATCCGACATAGCTACGCCAGCGAACTCTACAAACGATCCCACAATCTTCGTGTCGTCCAGGAAAATCTCGGTCACAACTCGATTCAGACCACTGAAATATACATCCACACCGACCTTGACGAACGCAGAAAAGCATACCAGAACTACTTCCCTCTCGCATCGGGTGGGGAGTAA
- a CDS encoding GHMP kinase, translating into MTIMKIRGGDLDLVEYEFSSFYPGECLHTGNVTVAKEPYLTGDTIIARAPARIHLSVLDMNRFSPGTPGGGGLGFALQIYSEATVSCTDQDVIIDSPRRLLIEHLVAAFKAVTGYTGGFAIKTTDQGREHVGLGSTCTIATAVVSAMNEAVGCPLSLEDVRMVIGHNYVEETEEEGKVAFGFETGVGSAASIFGGMTFVGDRLTRVYNHPFAEDKNVFVLIPRIHAEDENAGHEEFTLLMNRARTLDYRDRELKAYMLMMDMIPSLARSNLKKMGDIMWEIEFRGSKRAEVQYHTFVLYSHMNALRNAGLEFVAMSSVGPSICVVTEKTAADMQSIVSQLGLEIAVETKVDNTGLVVTRV; encoded by the coding sequence ATGACCATCATGAAGATTCGGGGTGGAGATCTCGATCTCGTTGAGTATGAGTTCAGTTCTTTTTATCCGGGCGAATGCCTGCATACCGGTAACGTAACCGTTGCAAAAGAACCATACCTGACAGGAGACACCATAATAGCCCGTGCCCCAGCACGCATCCACCTCTCCGTTCTTGACATGAACCGGTTCAGCCCCGGAACCCCCGGCGGCGGCGGACTCGGATTTGCTCTCCAGATCTACTCGGAAGCAACCGTCTCCTGCACGGACCAAGATGTCATCATCGACTCGCCCCGCAGACTTCTCATCGAACACCTTGTCGCAGCATTCAAAGCAGTTACCGGTTACACCGGCGGCTTTGCAATCAAAACCACAGACCAGGGCCGCGAGCACGTAGGCCTCGGCTCGACCTGCACAATCGCCACAGCCGTTGTCAGCGCCATGAACGAAGCGGTCGGCTGCCCCTTAAGCCTCGAGGATGTCCGGATGGTCATCGGCCACAACTATGTGGAAGAGACCGAAGAAGAGGGCAAAGTCGCGTTCGGTTTTGAAACAGGCGTCGGCTCAGCCGCCAGCATCTTCGGCGGCATGACCTTCGTCGGCGACCGGTTGACCCGTGTCTACAATCACCCGTTTGCCGAAGACAAGAATGTCTTCGTCCTCATCCCAAGAATTCATGCAGAGGATGAGAACGCCGGCCATGAAGAGTTCACGCTTCTCATGAACCGTGCGAGAACCCTTGACTACCGCGACCGCGAACTCAAAGCCTACATGCTGATGATGGATATGATCCCTTCACTCGCACGCAGCAATCTGAAAAAGATGGGCGACATCATGTGGGAGATCGAATTCCGCGGTTCCAAACGTGCCGAAGTCCAGTACCACACCTTCGTTCTCTACAGCCACATGAATGCTCTGCGGAACGCAGGTCTCGAGTTCGTGGCAATGAGTTCGGTCGGTCCTTCGATCTGCGTGGTCACGGAAAAAACCGCAGCCGATATGCAGTCGATCGTATCCCAGCTCGGTCTTGAGATAGCGGTCGAGACAAAAGTTGACAACACCGGACTTGTTGTCACGAGAGTGTGA
- a CDS encoding amidohydrolase, protein MTQTDTEIFGTKTQILIRNIRLDGKPAEIYLDGTGNIASVGEKIKDHDAEFIIDGNGATALPGMVNMHAHSPMSLLRGYSDDMPLFEWLSTKIWPTEAHLTESDVYWGAKLACLEMIRTGTTTFNDMYFMMNNVADAVDEAGIRACLSYCMIDGGDHEKFEKECSVMEKTVATLKARANPRIIPGVSPHAVYTVSEEGLRWCAEFSERENIPLHIHVDETDENPDCIKAHGMRVAQWLDHCGVLSNRCIAAHCCWLNADDIALFADRGVTVVHNPVSNMKLSIGRALPYPELKAAGVNVALGTDGASSNNDLDMFGEMKTAAILQKFSWNDPTIMPAGEALTIASRNGAKALGINAGVIAPGFLADIILVGKTVTTTPAFNTSSNAVYATSGLAVDTTICDGVVLMHEGVIPEADEILRRSEEVAFDLVRRATA, encoded by the coding sequence ATGACACAAACAGACACCGAAATCTTTGGAACCAAAACCCAGATCCTCATCAGAAACATCCGCCTTGACGGCAAACCGGCCGAGATCTATCTTGACGGAACCGGAAACATCGCAAGCGTCGGAGAAAAAATCAAAGATCATGACGCAGAGTTCATCATCGATGGAAACGGCGCAACCGCCCTTCCCGGCATGGTCAACATGCATGCCCACTCCCCGATGAGTCTCCTTCGCGGCTACTCGGATGACATGCCGCTCTTTGAGTGGCTGTCCACCAAAATCTGGCCGACCGAAGCCCACTTAACAGAATCAGACGTCTACTGGGGAGCAAAACTCGCCTGCCTTGAGATGATCCGAACAGGCACCACCACCTTCAACGACATGTACTTCATGATGAACAATGTCGCTGACGCTGTCGATGAAGCTGGCATTCGGGCATGCTTATCCTACTGCATGATCGACGGAGGAGATCATGAAAAGTTCGAGAAGGAGTGCTCGGTCATGGAAAAAACCGTCGCCACCCTCAAGGCTCGGGCCAACCCCCGCATCATCCCAGGCGTCTCCCCGCACGCAGTCTACACCGTTTCAGAAGAAGGACTCCGCTGGTGCGCTGAGTTCTCAGAACGGGAAAACATCCCGCTCCACATTCATGTGGACGAAACCGATGAAAATCCTGACTGTATCAAAGCTCACGGCATGCGGGTTGCCCAGTGGCTTGACCACTGCGGTGTTCTTTCAAATCGCTGCATCGCCGCCCACTGCTGCTGGCTTAATGCGGATGACATCGCCCTTTTCGCGGACCGCGGAGTCACCGTAGTTCACAATCCGGTCAGCAACATGAAACTCTCGATCGGTCGTGCCCTGCCGTACCCGGAGCTGAAAGCCGCAGGCGTCAACGTGGCTCTTGGAACGGACGGAGCCTCATCGAACAATGATCTCGACATGTTCGGCGAGATGAAGACCGCAGCAATTCTTCAGAAGTTCTCCTGGAATGACCCAACCATCATGCCGGCAGGAGAAGCTCTCACGATTGCGTCCCGAAACGGAGCAAAAGCCCTCGGCATAAATGCCGGAGTGATTGCTCCAGGATTCCTCGCAGACATCATCCTTGTCGGAAAGACGGTCACCACAACTCCTGCGTTCAACACTTCTTCGAATGCGGTCTACGCAACTTCCGGGCTTGCGGTTGATACAACGATTTGCGACGGAGTTGTCCTCATGCATGAAGGAGTTATTCCGGAGGCTGACGAGATTCTCAGAAGATCTGAGGAAGTTGCCTTCGACCTGGTCAGACGGGCAACCGCCTGA
- a CDS encoding DUF5806 family protein translates to MDSDQYPTIPGEDDRTEEINKYQKFKKVDGATYRKVNVFLRKRTYITAREWAIARLCSDFKTPYGAEMTFIGQHLPELVPFMEETYSPQAVNQARNAFKRKVRKSGATFFYGAMCGFFTLDELDDILFESSEIARFLLEIEGTSLSIDDELDIEDKITEIMRKLGESANVLLNSRKGTTVDEDDDDDDDEE, encoded by the coding sequence ATGGACTCTGACCAGTACCCGACCATCCCAGGCGAAGACGACCGGACAGAAGAGATCAACAAATATCAGAAATTCAAAAAAGTTGACGGAGCAACCTATCGCAAAGTCAACGTCTTCCTCCGCAAACGCACCTACATCACCGCACGCGAATGGGCAATCGCTAGACTCTGCTCTGACTTCAAAACACCCTACGGCGCAGAAATGACCTTCATCGGCCAGCACCTCCCCGAACTCGTACCCTTCATGGAAGAAACCTACAGCCCGCAGGCAGTCAACCAGGCAAGAAACGCATTCAAACGAAAGGTACGAAAATCCGGAGCAACCTTCTTCTATGGAGCCATGTGCGGATTTTTCACCCTCGACGAACTTGACGACATCCTGTTTGAGTCCAGCGAGATCGCCAGATTCCTGCTTGAGATCGAAGGAACCTCACTCTCCATCGACGACGAACTCGACATCGAAGACAAAATCACCGAGATCATGCGAAAACTCGGCGAGTCTGCAAACGTCCTCCTCAACAGCCGCAAAGGAACAACTGTCGACGAAGACGATGATGACGACGACGATGAAGAATAA
- a CDS encoding lysophospholipid acyltransferase family protein: protein MKYHLWHTIVYKTARLCVIPIVRFGLSYRYEKCVQKSSTALIFCNHTTLWDHLLIGAACPKHMYFVAGEHLFRKRWLRILANATVKPIIRRKGVPATEVVETIKTTLAEGANVWLSPEGVRSINGETAFISPATGKLVKESGAGLVTYRIHGGYLRSPRWAAVKRKGPMYGEMVAEYTKEQIAEMSVDDLNTAIRRDLYVNAFNDQKVRPGVYRGERLAEDLETVLYVCPHCREIAKLRSKDDLFSCDCGFAVRYNEYGLFENASEYAMPFDNIADWDKWQRGYLQELIPTFLQTTPATPIVSDADQRLYKIKDGEAEHLATGRFALFTDRFEFGEGDDARVFLFEDIAGFAFSLQMKILFSCKNGTYYEVQSDYPRSAIKYMVLYRYLTGKPCY, encoded by the coding sequence TTGAAATATCATCTCTGGCATACCATCGTCTATAAAACAGCCAGACTCTGTGTAATCCCGATCGTCCGATTTGGTCTCTCCTACCGATACGAGAAGTGTGTGCAAAAAAGCAGCACTGCACTGATTTTCTGCAATCACACTACACTCTGGGATCATCTGCTGATTGGCGCTGCATGTCCGAAACACATGTACTTTGTTGCCGGAGAACATCTGTTTCGCAAACGCTGGCTCAGGATTTTGGCAAATGCTACGGTGAAACCGATCATCAGAAGGAAGGGTGTTCCGGCAACCGAGGTTGTGGAAACGATCAAGACGACGCTTGCCGAGGGAGCAAATGTATGGCTGTCGCCTGAAGGCGTCAGATCGATCAACGGCGAGACTGCATTCATCTCGCCGGCAACTGGGAAGCTGGTAAAGGAGAGCGGGGCTGGGCTCGTGACCTACCGGATTCACGGCGGTTATCTCCGCAGTCCGAGATGGGCTGCGGTGAAACGCAAAGGCCCGATGTACGGCGAGATGGTTGCCGAGTACACCAAAGAACAGATTGCTGAGATGAGTGTTGACGATCTGAACACAGCGATTCGCCGCGACCTGTATGTGAATGCGTTCAATGATCAAAAGGTCCGCCCCGGAGTCTACCGAGGCGAACGGCTGGCTGAGGATCTTGAGACGGTTCTTTACGTCTGTCCACACTGCCGCGAGATTGCAAAGCTTCGGAGTAAAGATGATCTTTTTTCCTGCGACTGCGGGTTTGCTGTCCGGTACAATGAGTATGGTTTGTTTGAGAACGCATCCGAGTATGCTATGCCGTTCGACAACATCGCCGACTGGGACAAGTGGCAGCGTGGATATTTACAGGAGTTGATTCCGACATTTTTGCAGACAACGCCAGCGACACCGATCGTTTCAGATGCGGACCAGAGGCTGTATAAAATTAAGGACGGCGAGGCTGAACATCTTGCAACCGGACGGTTTGCACTGTTTACAGACAGGTTTGAGTTCGGCGAAGGGGATGATGCACGGGTGTTTTTGTTTGAGGACATCGCAGGTTTTGCATTTTCCTTACAGATGAAGATCTTATTTTCCTGCAAAAATGGAACCTACTATGAGGTGCAGTCAGACTACCCGCGTTCTGCGATAAAATATATGGTACTGTACCGGTATCTGACCGGCAAACCCTGTTATTAA
- a CDS encoding TIGR00296 family protein, producing the protein MNLLTDEDGEFALARARTLVEAVVKRKPVEEIEYRPAFSAKRGVFVTLSEFGDLRGCIGIPYPVMPLSEALEDAAVSAAVRDPRFRPVSPSELENISIEVTVLTPPEALICSPTERPEHVEVGRHGLIAKAGSRSGLLLPQVATEYGWTPAEFLSQTCIKAGLPQSAWRESSCNIFLFEGQIFSEE; encoded by the coding sequence ATGAACCTGCTAACTGACGAGGACGGAGAGTTCGCGCTTGCCCGGGCAAGAACACTTGTCGAGGCGGTCGTGAAACGAAAACCGGTGGAAGAGATAGAGTACCGCCCGGCATTCTCGGCAAAACGCGGAGTGTTTGTAACGTTGAGTGAGTTTGGCGATCTCCGCGGATGCATTGGTATTCCCTATCCTGTGATGCCGCTCTCCGAAGCTCTGGAGGATGCGGCGGTTTCAGCAGCCGTCCGGGACCCAAGGTTCCGGCCGGTCTCGCCTTCGGAACTTGAGAATATCAGTATCGAGGTGACAGTGTTGACGCCACCCGAAGCTTTGATCTGCAGTCCAACAGAGCGTCCTGAACATGTGGAGGTCGGACGTCACGGACTGATTGCAAAGGCAGGCAGCAGAAGCGGGCTTCTATTGCCGCAGGTTGCAACCGAGTACGGCTGGACACCGGCAGAGTTTCTCAGCCAGACCTGCATCAAGGCCGGCCTTCCTCAGTCAGCATGGCGGGAGAGTTCCTGCAACATCTTCCTCTTCGAAGGGCAGATTTTTAGTGAAGAGTGA
- a CDS encoding cofactor-independent phosphoglycerate mutase has translation MKYLLILGDGMADEPIPELGGKTPLEVAHKPNMDRIARDGKCGMMSTVPDSQEPGSDVANMSILGYDPAKYYTSRGALEAISMGVPFGPNDLAYRCNFVTIEKGKMKDFSAGHISSTEGKELFASLSERLKDFDVKLYPGVSYRNVLMLPSGKGSVTKAPHDIVAEVIDPYLPVGEDADVLHRYMVISYDVFANHPINKARVAAGKNPANMIWPWSGGAKPAMPAFSEMFGKKGAVISAVDLLFGIARCAGMEIVRVPGATGYLDTDYMGKAKAAVATLKGDVDFVYMHVEAPDEAGHLGSVEEKIKAIERLDEAVGYILDNFDGCVMLMPDHPTPIAKKTHTRDAVPFAVLGLGGKDSVSVYTEKEVAAKGEYGSVQSTDLLKIIFSQK, from the coding sequence ATGAAATATCTTCTGATTCTTGGGGACGGTATGGCGGACGAACCGATTCCGGAGCTTGGAGGCAAGACTCCGCTTGAGGTCGCCCATAAACCGAACATGGACCGCATCGCAAGAGACGGGAAGTGCGGCATGATGAGTACGGTTCCTGACTCGCAGGAGCCAGGCTCTGACGTTGCCAACATGTCGATCCTTGGCTATGATCCGGCAAAATATTACACAAGCCGCGGCGCTCTTGAAGCAATAAGCATGGGCGTTCCATTCGGTCCGAACGATCTTGCCTACCGCTGCAACTTTGTCACAATCGAGAAGGGAAAGATGAAGGACTTCTCGGCAGGCCACATCAGCAGTACGGAAGGAAAGGAGCTGTTCGCATCGCTCTCCGAGCGGCTGAAGGATTTTGATGTGAAGTTGTATCCGGGAGTCTCCTACAGAAATGTTCTGATGCTGCCGAGCGGCAAAGGTTCTGTTACGAAAGCACCGCACGATATCGTTGCTGAGGTGATCGATCCTTATCTTCCGGTTGGTGAGGATGCGGACGTGTTGCACCGCTATATGGTGATTTCCTATGATGTGTTCGCGAACCATCCGATCAACAAGGCACGCGTTGCCGCAGGAAAGAATCCGGCAAACATGATCTGGCCCTGGAGCGGAGGAGCAAAACCTGCGATGCCGGCATTCTCTGAGATGTTCGGTAAGAAAGGTGCGGTCATTTCCGCTGTTGATCTGCTGTTCGGTATTGCCCGCTGCGCAGGCATGGAGATTGTGAGAGTTCCTGGCGCAACAGGATATCTTGATACGGATTACATGGGCAAGGCAAAGGCTGCGGTTGCAACGCTGAAGGGCGATGTAGACTTCGTCTACATGCACGTTGAGGCACCGGACGAGGCAGGGCATCTTGGTTCTGTTGAGGAGAAGATCAAGGCAATCGAACGGCTGGATGAGGCGGTCGGTTACATTCTTGACAACTTCGACGGCTGTGTGATGCTGATGCCGGATCATCCGACGCCTATTGCGAAGAAGACGCATACGAGAGATGCGGTGCCGTTCGCGGTGCTTGGTCTTGGCGGGAAGGATTCCGTGTCGGTGTACACGGAGAAAGAGGTTGCTGCGAAGGGTGAGTACGGGTCGGTTCAATCGACCGATCTCCTCAAAATAATCTTCTCCCAAAAATAA